The Pseudofrankia inefficax genome window below encodes:
- a CDS encoding SigE family RNA polymerase sigma factor — MRADDERAFEEFMARTARRQLLRAVLLTGGDWASAEDLVQGAFERIYLHWRKIEEGRQEAYLRRTLVNGATSRWRRLRVRVDEVPLLVDGEWTVDEPEAAVDAADRLAQRDGLLRALRALPPRQRAVIVLRYVEDLSEADVAAAMGCSVGSVRSQASRGLARLRDSEHLRDLDPYNRGADPAAGLDAGALDVLTNEPRSRAAAAAWEETR, encoded by the coding sequence GTGCGGGCGGATGACGAACGGGCGTTCGAGGAGTTCATGGCCCGGACGGCGCGGCGGCAGCTGCTGCGCGCGGTCCTGCTGACCGGCGGCGACTGGGCGTCCGCCGAGGATCTCGTCCAGGGCGCGTTCGAACGTATCTACCTGCACTGGCGCAAGATCGAGGAGGGCCGCCAGGAGGCGTACCTGCGCCGGACGCTGGTCAACGGGGCGACGAGCCGCTGGCGACGGCTGCGGGTGCGGGTCGACGAGGTGCCGTTGCTCGTCGACGGCGAGTGGACCGTCGACGAGCCCGAGGCGGCCGTCGACGCCGCCGACCGGCTGGCCCAGCGCGACGGCCTGCTGCGGGCGTTACGGGCGCTGCCGCCGCGCCAGCGCGCCGTCATCGTCCTGCGTTACGTCGAGGACCTCTCCGAGGCCGACGTCGCCGCGGCGATGGGCTGCTCGGTCGGCTCGGTGCGCAGCCAGGCCTCCCGTGGCCTGGCGAGGCTGCGTGACAGCGAGCATCTGCGCGATCTCGACCCCTACAACCGTGGCGCCGACCCCGCGGCGGGTCTCGACGCCGGGGCGCTGGACGTCCTGACCAACGAACCGCGGTCGCGGGCCGCGGCGGCGGCGTGGGAGGAGACGCGATGA